One window of uncultured Methanoregula sp. genomic DNA carries:
- a CDS encoding 2-isopropylmalate synthase, whose amino-acid sequence MNVLFVNNLRFLDTTLRDGEQTPGVSLNPEQKLEIATRLADIGIDVIEAGSAAASDGEREAIRLIADAGLSSEICTFARALHVDIDYAADCGADSIHLVVPVSDLHIAKKMRKTREQVVTMAMDAVEYAKSRGLVVELSGEDASRADPQFLCSIFSSGVEHGADRLCFCDTVGLLTPEKVAEFIPPLAKIAPLSIHCHDDLGFAVTNTMAALKSGASCAHVTVNGLGERAGNTPFEEVVMALEVLYGYRTRIRKEQIYPLSSLVSRHTGVPIAVNKAIVGEMAFTHESGIHAHGVIREPSTYESVNPEMVGRKRRIVLGKHSGTASVEAALDEMNYKADEPQVKEIVKRIKQLGDNGKRVTDADLMAVADAVLAIECKPVIRMRQFTATSGSHMIPTASVTLVVNGVEMTGAATGDGPVDAAMEVLRKCVGDVADIRLEEYHVDAIQGGTDALVEVTVRLSKDGKIITSRGARTDIIMASVEAMIAGMNRLLRDKT is encoded by the coding sequence GTGAATGTTTTATTTGTCAATAACCTGCGCTTTTTAGATACTACGTTACGGGACGGGGAACAGACTCCCGGTGTCTCGCTGAATCCCGAACAGAAACTTGAGATTGCAACAAGGCTCGCGGACATTGGTATCGATGTCATCGAGGCCGGTTCTGCAGCTGCATCCGATGGAGAGCGTGAAGCAATCCGGCTTATCGCGGATGCCGGGCTTTCCTCCGAGATCTGCACGTTTGCCCGTGCTCTCCACGTGGATATCGATTATGCTGCGGACTGCGGCGCGGACTCGATCCACCTCGTTGTACCGGTCAGCGACCTGCACATTGCAAAGAAGATGCGCAAGACCCGCGAACAGGTCGTAACCATGGCTATGGATGCCGTGGAGTACGCTAAAAGCCGCGGGCTCGTCGTGGAGCTCTCGGGCGAAGATGCTTCCCGGGCCGACCCGCAGTTTCTCTGCTCGATTTTCTCATCGGGTGTTGAGCACGGGGCAGACCGGCTCTGCTTCTGCGACACGGTCGGGCTGCTGACGCCGGAAAAGGTTGCGGAATTCATCCCGCCCCTTGCAAAGATCGCCCCGCTCTCGATCCACTGCCACGATGACCTTGGGTTTGCTGTTACTAACACGATGGCTGCCCTGAAATCCGGCGCTTCCTGTGCCCACGTAACCGTCAACGGCCTGGGCGAACGGGCCGGTAACACGCCCTTTGAAGAAGTGGTGATGGCGCTCGAAGTGCTGTACGGGTACCGGACCCGGATCCGGAAAGAGCAGATCTACCCGCTTTCGAGCCTCGTCTCCCGGCACACGGGCGTACCGATTGCCGTGAACAAGGCGATCGTTGGCGAGATGGCGTTCACGCACGAGAGCGGCATCCATGCCCATGGCGTTATCCGGGAACCGTCCACGTACGAATCGGTGAATCCGGAGATGGTTGGCCGCAAGCGGCGGATCGTGCTTGGCAAACATTCCGGTACCGCATCGGTCGAAGCAGCCCTTGATGAGATGAACTACAAGGCCGACGAACCCCAGGTCAAAGAGATTGTCAAGCGGATCAAGCAGCTGGGCGATAACGGGAAACGGGTCACGGATGCCGACCTTATGGCCGTAGCCGACGCGGTGCTTGCCATCGAATGCAAGCCGGTCATCAGGATGCGCCAGTTCACGGCCACGTCCGGCAGCCACATGATCCCGACCGCTTCCGTCACGCTCGTCGTGAACGGGGTGGAGATGACCGGGGCTGCAACCGGCGATGGCCCGGTCGATGCGGCAATGGAAGTACTCCGCAAATGCGTGGGCGATGTTGCCGACATCCGGCTCGAAGAATATCACGTCGATGCAATCCAGGGCGGTACCGATGCCCTGGTCGAAGTGACAGTAAGATTAAGTAAAGACGGGAAGATAATTACTTCACGCGGCGCCCGCACCGACATCATTATGGCAAGTGTCGAGGCGATGATCGCCGGCATGAACAGACTACTGAGGGACAAGACATGA